The sequence AGCTTATTAAAGTTTAAAACTTAATGGCTGATTACTCTTTGATTTTAGATTTGAACTTTTTCTGATAATCTTCCCATTGTTCTCTGGTACGGATCTTTTTAAAGAGATCCTTTGAAATAAGTTCCAGATAAGGTTCCAGTTCTTTAGCAGATAATTCTCCCTGAAGAATAGTGATGGGGTCACCATGTTCATCTAAAAATACAGTACTTGGGACAGCACCTACATTCATATATTGAGTAAATTCATGTAAAGAATTTCGTCCTTTTTTCTGTTCTGTATTAGGATTGGAAAATTTTCTTCCAAAAATTTCAATAGTCTTTTTTTCTTCTGCATTAAACTTTACAGGATAGAAGTTCTCATTTAAAATCTGGGAAAGTATAGGATGTCCGTATGTTTTCTTATCCATAATTTTACATGGCCCACACCAGTCTGCATAAAAATCAATAAGAATTTTTTTTGGATTTTCTTTTTGAGCTTTTAAGGCTTCTTCAATGGTCATCCATTTAGTTTGTGCAAAACTAAAATTTAATAATAATAAGAGAACTATGCTTAAAATTTTCTTCATAATTTGATATTTAAGTAAAAATAAGCATAACTACTTATTTTTTATTTTACATCCTGCATCAATTTTTTCACGAGTGAAGATAGCAATATTAATACCACTCCTGCAACTAATGCATAAATACCCAGTGTTTTATATCCATCTGTGTAAGCCAGTAGTTTACTCATATTGGTATTCCCAGTGTTGGATTCAGATAGGCTGGCTCCAATTTTTCCTGCAGCAAACTGTCCGAATGCACTTGCTAAGAACCATAATCCCATCATCATTCCAAACATTTTTTTAGGAGATAATTTGGTAATGATAGACATACCGATTGGGCCTAAACATAATTCTCCGAAAGTAATTACAAGCCATGTAAATGTAAATAAGTTAAGTGAAGACTTTCCATCTGCACCTGCAAAATATCTTAGACTATAAAATAAGAAGAACCCTGCAGCCAGGAATAAAAATCCAATTCCAAATTTATTAATAGTGTTTGGTTCAAGTTTCTTTTTGTTTAAGCCAACCCAAGCTAGACCAATAAGTGGACTGAAAATAATGATAAAGAAAGAATTAGCACTGTTGTTAATTACGTTAGGATCCATACCAAACCCTAGTAAACTATGTACAAGATTATCTTTTGCAAATAAAGATAGAGATCCACCACTTTGTTCATAAATAGAATTGAAAACAAAATACATGAATATAAATACGAATGCAGCAATCAGTTTCTTTTGGTAAGCCGAAGTCTGTTTTAAAGTTTCCATGATAAAATAACCTACCGCTGCAATACCAATAAGATACATGAAATAATCTGTAAAACTTGTATTTTTAACCATGATGAAGATCAGTGGCATGCTTAATAATGCTCCAATATATACCAATACCTCACGTAATGTTCTCTTAGATTTAGGAATGAATTGTAATGGAGAATCACCAATAGGCCCTAATGTTTTTCTGGTAGCAAAAAAAGTGATCAGACCTAAAACCATGACAATAGCAGCTGCAAGGAAGCACCAAGACCAAGAGTGATATTTTCCAAGATAAACACAGAGTGCTCCACCTAAAAGACCTCCAATGTTGATTCCGGCATAGAAAAGTCCATATCCGGCATCTCTTCTCGGATCATCTTCTTTATAAAGTTCCCCAACCATAGAAGATATATTAGGTTTGAAAAATCCGGTACCTATAATAGAACAGGTGATTCCAAAATAAAAGAAGTCGTGTGGAGAAAGAGCAATAATAAGATTTCCAACTGCCATGATAAGACCTCCAAAAACAAGAGACTTTTTGAAACCTAATATTTTATCCGCAAAAATACCTCCGATGAATGTAAATGCGTAGATAAAAGCCTGTATAGCTCCATATTGTAAATTAGCTTTGTCTTCCAATAGTCCCAATTGATCTACCATGAAAATGGTAAGGACTCCTCGCATTCCATAAAAACAGAAACGTTCCCACATTTCTACTGTGAATAAGGTCCAAAGCTGTTTTGGATACTTTCCTTTAAAATTTTGTATTTCTTCAAGAGTTAAGCTCATAACGATATATGATTGTTTTAATTAAGGGTTTTTATTTTCCTGATCCAGTTCAAAACGGATTCTGTCCTGGTCAATGATTTGTTTTAATTCTTCTTCTTTTGGGAGGTACAGCAGGTATTTGCTGGCAAATAAATTATTTTTATCATTAAGTACGGAATATTTTACAATGGTTTCGTCCTTTTCAGAACATAGTAAAATTCCAATAGTAGGATTATCTCCTTCTCCGCGTTTCATATCATCATACATTCTTACATACATATCTATCTGCCCGATATCCTGATGAGAAAGTTCTCCAGTTTTCAGATCAATAATGACAAAACACTTTAAAATATAATTGTAAAAAACCAGGTCAATATAGAAATCAGAGGTATCTGTAGAGATATGTTGCTGTCTTGCTACAAAAGCGAATCCTTTTCCAAATTCCAGTAAGAATTTTTGAATATGATCTATGATAGCCGTTTCAATTTCTTTTTCTGAAAACTGTTCATCAGTTTTTAACCCCAAAAATTCAAAAATATAAGGATCCTTTAAAACACTATGAATACTCTCAGTAGAAAATTTTTTGTGTTCTAAAACTCTTTCGTAAGCCAGGGAATTGATTTGTCTTTTTAAATCTCTTGAGCTCCAGTTATTTTGAATGGCTTCATCTATATAATAATTGATTTTCTTAGTATTATCTATTTTGAATAATAGTCTGTAATGGGTCCAGCTCAATTCGTGACGCAGCGCGTCACATATTGGAAAAGTTTGATAAAAAGAACGCATATTTCTCAAATTACTTTCATCAAATCCTTTTCCAAACTCTAAAGTCAGTTTCTGAGAAAGATTTTTTAGGGTGTATTTTCCATATTCAGCACGTTCTTTTCCTTGTTGTTCATCTTCAACAATAAGTTTTCCAATCTGCCAATAGCTAAGCAGTAGTGTAGAATTCGCTATTCGAAAAATCTTTTCGCGCGACTGTCTAATGATTTCCTTTACGGATTGGAATAAAGAATCTTCGGAAATTTCCATCATACGAAAATAAAAAAAACCTCTGACTTAGCAGAGGTTTTATTCATATTTTGTTAATGCAATTAGTTTACACCATGCATCATTTTCTTTAAGACAGGTGAAAGTAAACCTAGGATTACAGAAGCAATACCACAAAGTATAACGAACACCATGAAGAATTCAAATAAGTTATGGATTTCAAATCCTGCAAATTTGTTGTACTCCACTTTGATTATATTGTCTGATTTTAACTTTGCTAATTCCGTATCTGATGGATAAGAAAGCTGTTCAGGCTTTATTTCTGCATTTTTATCTGCTTTCTTGATATCATTGATTGTTTTGTTGTTTGCTTCAATAACTTTATCAAGTTTAATCCCTGCATTATCTAAAGCTTCTTTGTCTACTTTAGCAAGATTATATTGTGCCAAAACAAATAATTCCTTAGGAGAAGCATCATGTTTTTTATCTAAGACAGCCTGTAAATCAATACCTTGTTTTTTAGCAGTCATAAATTTATCACCAGTTGCAGGTAGGATAGAACCTAATGTCCCTGCTAATGCATATCCTGCAGCATTAGAAATAAAGAAAACACCATATAGTAATGAGGCAAATCTTTTTGGAGCCAGCTTACCAACCAATGATAATCCGATTGGAGATAAACAAAGCTCTCCACAAGTCTGGATGAAGTATAAAAGCATTAACCATTTAATAGCCAATAAACCTGAACTTCCC is a genomic window of Chryseobacterium nakagawai containing:
- a CDS encoding PDDEXK nuclease domain-containing protein, whose translation is MMEISEDSLFQSVKEIIRQSREKIFRIANSTLLLSYWQIGKLIVEDEQQGKERAEYGKYTLKNLSQKLTLEFGKGFDESNLRNMRSFYQTFPICDALRHELSWTHYRLLFKIDNTKKINYYIDEAIQNNWSSRDLKRQINSLAYERVLEHKKFSTESIHSVLKDPYIFEFLGLKTDEQFSEKEIETAIIDHIQKFLLEFGKGFAFVARQQHISTDTSDFYIDLVFYNYILKCFVIIDLKTGELSHQDIGQIDMYVRMYDDMKRGEGDNPTIGILLCSEKDETIVKYSVLNDKNNLFASKYLLYLPKEEELKQIIDQDRIRFELDQENKNP
- a CDS encoding peptide MFS transporter, producing the protein MSLTLEEIQNFKGKYPKQLWTLFTVEMWERFCFYGMRGVLTIFMVDQLGLLEDKANLQYGAIQAFIYAFTFIGGIFADKILGFKKSLVFGGLIMAVGNLIIALSPHDFFYFGITCSIIGTGFFKPNISSMVGELYKEDDPRRDAGYGLFYAGINIGGLLGGALCVYLGKYHSWSWCFLAAAIVMVLGLITFFATRKTLGPIGDSPLQFIPKSKRTLREVLVYIGALLSMPLIFIMVKNTSFTDYFMYLIGIAAVGYFIMETLKQTSAYQKKLIAAFVFIFMYFVFNSIYEQSGGSLSLFAKDNLVHSLLGFGMDPNVINNSANSFFIIIFSPLIGLAWVGLNKKKLEPNTINKFGIGFLFLAAGFFLFYSLRYFAGADGKSSLNLFTFTWLVITFGELCLGPIGMSIITKLSPKKMFGMMMGLWFLASAFGQFAAGKIGASLSESNTGNTNMSKLLAYTDGYKTLGIYALVAGVVLILLSSLVKKLMQDVK
- a CDS encoding thioredoxin family protein, which encodes MKKILSIVLLLLLNFSFAQTKWMTIEEALKAQKENPKKILIDFYADWCGPCKIMDKKTYGHPILSQILNENFYPVKFNAEEKKTIEIFGRKFSNPNTEQKKGRNSLHEFTQYMNVGAVPSTVFLDEHGDPITILQGELSAKELEPYLELISKDLFKKIRTREQWEDYQKKFKSKIKE